Proteins from a single region of Caloramator sp. E03:
- a CDS encoding lactate utilization protein, protein MDKNTDFIFQKRVERTIENLEKNNIEAFFVQDEKELIDKIMDLVPENATVSVGGSMTLFETGVIEHLRSGRYNFLDRYKEGLSMDDIKEIYRKSFFADAYFTSSNAITEEGEIYNVDGNGNRVAAMIYGPDKVIIVAGINKIVKDLDEAIERNRAMSAPANAKRLNKNTPCAKIGYCMDCTSPERICRNYVLIKSQGKKGRMYVIFVNKHFGY, encoded by the coding sequence ATGGATAAAAACACTGATTTTATTTTTCAAAAAAGAGTTGAAAGAACTATTGAAAATCTTGAAAAAAACAACATAGAAGCTTTTTTTGTACAGGATGAAAAGGAACTAATTGATAAGATAATGGATTTAGTACCAGAAAATGCTACGGTTTCTGTTGGAGGTTCAATGACTTTATTTGAAACAGGAGTAATTGAACATTTAAGAAGTGGAAGATATAACTTTTTAGATAGATATAAGGAAGGCTTATCGATGGATGATATTAAAGAAATATATAGAAAAAGCTTTTTTGCTGATGCATATTTTACAAGCAGCAATGCTATAACAGAAGAAGGAGAAATATATAATGTAGACGGAAATGGGAATAGAGTTGCTGCTATGATATATGGCCCTGATAAGGTTATAATTGTTGCAGGAATAAACAAAATTGTAAAGGATTTAGATGAGGCAATAGAAAGAAATAGAGCTATGTCAGCACCTGCTAATGCAAAACGTTTGAATAAAAATACTCCTTGTGCTAAAATAGGATATTGCATGGACTGTACAAGCCCCGAAAGGATTTGTAGAAATTATGTATTAATAAAAAGCCAAGGCAAAAAAGGTAGGATGTATGTTATATTTGTAAACAAACATTTTGGATATTAA
- a CDS encoding magnesium transporter yields MERVKGCYISNLLGVSVYDSSNIYLGKLNDLIVTSDEHLPVVQGLRIKNKDSLKEIAFKSLGIYKGGKKYKIIVDNYFEYVRDKNFYSLSNDILDRQIVDINGRRVVRVNDLRLAEIGEGYKVVAVDIGFRGLLRRLGILNFVEGILSKIGRNFADSLVIWDNVEPIKGQVDRITLSIPYKKLKSLHPADIADILEDIDANYRNHIFKTFDSRLAADTLEEFEDEYQSNLVENIDAKLAKEIFENMPNDEIADILEDVDEEKVEKILQNMDKSDAQEIKELLKYDDNTVGSIMNKDYIAFNQNKSVDEVIKELRETKPSSEIAYYLYVIDNDERLTGVVSLRDLIISSPDAKLKEIMQKNIIYVYDTDTLDDLTELVTKYELLAIPVVNNERVLLGMAILNDIVDEVLLPRWKKILKRSA; encoded by the coding sequence ATGGAAAGAGTGAAAGGATGTTATATCAGCAACCTTCTTGGTGTATCAGTGTATGATTCAAGTAACATCTATCTTGGAAAGCTTAACGATCTTATTGTAACTTCTGATGAACATCTCCCTGTTGTTCAAGGTCTTAGGATTAAAAACAAGGATTCATTAAAAGAGATTGCATTTAAATCCCTTGGAATTTATAAGGGAGGTAAAAAATATAAAATTATTGTTGATAACTATTTTGAATATGTAAGAGATAAAAACTTCTATTCTCTATCAAATGATATATTGGACAGACAGATAGTTGATATTAATGGAAGAAGAGTTGTTAGAGTTAATGATTTAAGATTGGCTGAAATTGGGGAAGGATATAAAGTTGTAGCAGTTGACATAGGTTTTAGAGGCTTATTAAGAAGGCTTGGTATTTTGAATTTTGTAGAGGGTATACTAAGTAAGATAGGTAGAAATTTTGCTGATAGTCTTGTTATATGGGATAATGTTGAACCTATTAAGGGGCAGGTTGATAGAATTACTTTATCTATTCCATATAAAAAATTAAAATCACTTCATCCGGCAGATATTGCAGATATATTAGAAGACATTGATGCAAATTACAGAAATCATATTTTTAAAACTTTCGATTCAAGACTTGCTGCTGATACTCTTGAAGAGTTTGAAGATGAATATCAGTCAAACCTTGTTGAAAATATAGATGCAAAACTTGCCAAAGAGATATTTGAAAACATGCCTAACGATGAGATTGCAGATATTCTTGAGGATGTTGATGAGGAAAAAGTTGAAAAAATACTTCAGAATATGGACAAATCTGATGCTCAAGAAATAAAAGAGCTTCTTAAATATGATGATAATACTGTTGGAAGTATTATGAATAAAGACTATATAGCCTTTAATCAAAATAAAAGTGTAGATGAAGTTATAAAAGAGCTTAGGGAAACAAAGCCAAGCTCAGAGATTGCATATTATTTATATGTAATAGATAATGATGAAAGATTAACAGGTGTTGTTTCTTTACGTGACTTAATAATTTCATCACCTGATGCTAAACTAAAAGAAATTATGCAGAAGAATATCATATATGTATATGATACGGATACTTTGGATGATTTAACTGAATTAGTAACAAAATATGAGCTCCTTGCAATACCAGTTGTAAATAATGAAAGAGTTTTACTTGGAATGGCTATATTAAATGATATTGTTGATGAAGTCCTGTTACCAAGATGGAAAAAAATACTAAAGAGATCAGCATAG
- a CDS encoding Nramp family divalent metal transporter, which produces MGKIKNKKIKNILFILSIIGPGLITVNAGNDAGGIATYAAVGAHFGYKMLWGLLLITFSLAVIQEMNARMAIVTGKGLSDLIREQFGVKLAFFAMLTLFIANFGVCVGDFAGIAASMELFGVSKYISVPVVAIFTLFVITRGNYSKIEKIFLIFTFVFFSYIITCFIAKPQWNIVFKEMFTPQIEYNKEFILTFIGMIGTTITPYMQFYLQSSIVDKGLGIDDYKYEKIDVYLSAIWGDMVSFFIIVTTAITLYKNGIRIEGAEQAALALKPLAGQYASALFGIGLFGASALAIAIIPLSTTYAICEAFGFERGLDNEFKEAPIFYGIFIGMIITSAIIVLLPKISLVGIMLFTQQLAGMLSPIILIFMVRLTNKKDVMGKYINNKIQNIIIWITVTFIIILSIIIFLSPIIDMII; this is translated from the coding sequence ATGGGGAAAATTAAGAATAAAAAGATTAAAAATATATTGTTTATATTAAGTATAATAGGGCCAGGACTAATAACTGTTAATGCTGGAAATGATGCTGGAGGAATTGCAACTTATGCTGCTGTAGGAGCTCACTTTGGATATAAAATGCTGTGGGGGTTACTGCTTATAACCTTTAGCTTAGCAGTAATACAAGAGATGAATGCAAGAATGGCAATTGTAACAGGCAAAGGACTTTCGGATCTTATCAGGGAGCAGTTTGGAGTAAAGCTTGCATTTTTTGCTATGCTAACACTTTTTATAGCTAATTTTGGAGTGTGCGTTGGAGATTTTGCAGGTATTGCAGCAAGTATGGAATTATTTGGAGTCAGCAAATATATTTCAGTTCCTGTTGTTGCTATATTTACTCTTTTTGTTATTACAAGGGGTAATTACTCAAAAATAGAGAAGATATTTTTAATTTTTACCTTTGTTTTCTTTTCCTATATTATAACTTGCTTTATAGCTAAGCCACAGTGGAATATTGTATTTAAAGAGATGTTCACTCCCCAAATTGAGTATAATAAAGAATTTATATTAACATTTATTGGTATGATAGGAACAACAATAACTCCTTATATGCAGTTTTATCTTCAATCTTCAATAGTAGATAAAGGACTTGGAATAGATGATTATAAATATGAAAAAATTGATGTTTATTTATCTGCTATTTGGGGAGATATGGTATCCTTTTTTATAATTGTTACAACAGCTATTACTTTATATAAAAATGGTATAAGAATTGAAGGTGCTGAGCAAGCTGCTCTTGCTTTGAAGCCTCTTGCTGGTCAATATGCATCAGCTCTGTTTGGAATAGGATTATTTGGGGCATCAGCTCTTGCAATAGCAATAATACCTCTTTCCACAACCTATGCAATATGTGAAGCTTTTGGATTTGAAAGAGGGCTTGATAATGAGTTTAAAGAAGCACCTATATTCTATGGAATATTTATAGGTATGATAATAACAAGTGCAATTATTGTTTTATTACCAAAGATTTCTTTGGTAGGAATTATGCTTTTTACTCAACAGCTTGCAGGAATGCTTTCTCCAATAATTCTAATTTTTATGGTGAGGTTAACTAACAAAAAGGATGTAATGGGCAAATATATAAACAACAAAATACAAAATATAATAATATGGATTACGGTTACATTTATTATAATTCTTTCAATAATAATATTCCTGTCGCCAATTATTGATATGATTATATAA
- a CDS encoding cation diffusion facilitator family transporter has product MDECTLGTKTSWITIFINTALCAFKIIAGIIGQSTAMLADGVHTLSDILATFVVIIGLNISSKKEDEKHPYGHEKFEAECAKIVSTILLLTGLLIGYEGIKSLILGDIKTPGFIALLAAMISIVVKEGMYWYTIIVAKKIRSLSMEADAWHHRSDAFSSIGTFAGIFGARLGIKVLDPIAGIIVSFFIIKVGIDFYRKSTAQLIDSSADKDTIEKIRNVVMSTIGVKDITMLKTRLFGNKIYVDIEICVDSNMSVKQGHEIAEAVHLNVENNVEHIKHCMVHLEPYNE; this is encoded by the coding sequence GTGGATGAATGCACTTTAGGTACTAAAACTTCATGGATAACAATATTTATTAATACAGCACTTTGTGCATTTAAGATAATTGCAGGAATAATAGGACAAAGTACTGCTATGCTTGCAGATGGTGTACACACACTTTCAGACATACTTGCCACATTTGTAGTTATTATCGGATTAAATATATCATCAAAAAAAGAAGATGAAAAACATCCTTATGGTCATGAAAAATTTGAAGCAGAGTGTGCAAAAATTGTAAGTACGATTCTTCTTTTAACAGGACTATTAATAGGTTATGAAGGAATTAAAAGTTTAATATTAGGAGATATAAAAACTCCGGGATTTATTGCTTTGTTAGCTGCGATGATATCAATAGTTGTTAAAGAAGGTATGTATTGGTATACAATAATAGTTGCAAAAAAAATAAGGAGTTTGTCTATGGAAGCAGATGCATGGCATCACAGATCCGATGCATTTTCTTCAATTGGAACTTTTGCTGGAATTTTTGGAGCAAGGCTTGGTATTAAGGTTCTTGATCCGATTGCCGGAATAATTGTTAGTTTTTTTATAATTAAAGTAGGTATTGATTTTTATAGAAAATCAACAGCACAGTTGATTGATTCTTCAGCGGATAAGGATACTATAGAAAAAATAAGAAATGTTGTTATGTCAACCATTGGGGTAAAAGATATTACTATGTTAAAAACGAGACTTTTTGGAAATAAGATATATGTAGATATTGAGATATGTGTTGATTCAAATATGTCTGTAAAACAAGGACATGAAATAGCAGAAGCTGTGCATCTAAACGTTGAAAATAATGTAGAACACATAAAGCATTGTATGGTACATTTAGAACCATATAATGAGTAA
- a CDS encoding HAD family hydrolase, with protein sequence MSKRIYDGIIFDLDGTLWDAVEVIHRSWKKVVSSHSKFKNFITLEELQSFMGSKIDDIFKSIYKDIDDKDLYKIIDECTQEECSLIRKEGGKLYPNLIETLDALYKKYPLFIVSNCQSGYIEAFLEYHDLHKYFKDYECSGNTGLEKGENIRLVMKRNGIKNPIYVGDAKVDLEATKKVGIDFVYASYGFGSVDSFKIKIDSLKELLLYF encoded by the coding sequence ATGAGTAAAAGAATTTATGATGGGATAATTTTTGATCTTGATGGTACATTATGGGATGCAGTGGAGGTGATTCATAGATCATGGAAAAAAGTTGTGAGCAGTCATTCTAAATTTAAAAATTTTATAACTCTTGAAGAGCTTCAATCATTTATGGGGAGTAAAATTGATGACATATTTAAAAGCATATATAAAGATATTGATGATAAAGATCTATATAAAATAATAGATGAATGTACCCAAGAAGAATGTTCACTTATTAGAAAAGAAGGAGGAAAACTATATCCTAACCTGATAGAAACTTTAGATGCATTATATAAAAAATATCCTTTATTTATTGTTAGCAATTGCCAGAGCGGATATATAGAAGCATTTTTAGAATATCATGATTTACATAAGTATTTTAAGGATTATGAATGTTCAGGTAATACAGGCTTAGAAAAAGGAGAAAATATTAGACTTGTAATGAAAAGGAATGGTATTAAAAATCCTATATATGTTGGTGATGCTAAAGTAGATCTTGAAGCAACTAAAAAAGTTGGAATTGACTTTGTTTATGCTTCTTATGGTTTTGGAAGTGTAGATTCATTTAAAATTAAAATAGATTCATTAAAAGAGCTTTTATTATATTTTTAA
- a CDS encoding DNA recombination protein RmuC, which translates to MGGSSILIIILLIISILIQFIILSKLNKDSFDEKILRQYFDNVQSKIEAAFKDEIRRIREENYTISFQNRQEISQNILGMTDSINKQISSIGNLQKDQLEIVTGKLLELLKTNSEGLDKIRQAIEEKLKQIQDDNNKKLEDIRATVDEKLHTTLENRLGQSFKNISERLEALYKQLGEIQSLSLGVNDLRKALSNVKTRGVWGEIQLANIIEDLLTSEQYDMNVATKKGSNERVEFALKLPGKDDMQKYIYLPIDAKFPQEDYQRLLEAFDLGDKEAVEEARKLLEKRVKEEAKTIFEKYIDPPNTTDFAILFLPTESLFAEVVRNTGLIETLQRDYKVIITGPTTISALLNSLQMGFRTLAIEKRSSEVWRILGAVKTEFGKFSEILEKTQKKLLEASNSIESATKKTKTIERKLKDVQQLPQEESLKLMENVYDDVDETA; encoded by the coding sequence ATGGGAGGATCCAGTATTTTAATTATTATTCTACTTATTATATCTATATTAATTCAGTTTATTATTTTATCAAAATTAAATAAGGATAGTTTTGATGAAAAGATTTTAAGGCAATATTTTGATAATGTTCAGAGTAAAATTGAAGCAGCTTTTAAAGATGAGATAAGAAGGATAAGAGAAGAAAATTATACAATTTCTTTTCAAAACAGGCAGGAGATTTCACAAAACATATTAGGTATGACTGATAGCATAAATAAACAAATAAGCAGTATTGGAAACCTCCAAAAAGACCAGCTTGAGATTGTTACTGGGAAACTTTTAGAACTTTTGAAAACTAATTCTGAAGGACTTGACAAAATAAGGCAGGCTATTGAAGAGAAACTAAAACAAATTCAAGATGATAACAATAAAAAACTTGAAGATATAAGAGCCACTGTTGACGAAAAGTTACATACGACACTTGAGAATAGATTAGGGCAATCTTTTAAGAACATAAGTGAAAGGCTAGAGGCACTATATAAACAGCTTGGAGAAATACAAAGTTTAAGCTTAGGTGTTAACGATCTTAGAAAAGCATTAAGCAATGTTAAAACAAGAGGTGTATGGGGGGAAATACAGCTTGCCAATATAATTGAAGATTTACTTACAAGTGAACAGTACGATATGAATGTTGCAACTAAAAAAGGTAGCAATGAAAGGGTTGAGTTTGCATTAAAGCTTCCAGGGAAGGATGATATGCAAAAATATATATACCTTCCTATTGATGCTAAGTTTCCACAGGAAGATTACCAAAGGCTTCTTGAGGCCTTTGATTTGGGAGATAAGGAAGCTGTTGAAGAAGCAAGAAAACTACTTGAAAAAAGAGTTAAAGAAGAGGCAAAGACTATTTTTGAAAAGTATATAGATCCTCCTAATACAACAGATTTTGCTATATTGTTTTTACCCACAGAAAGCCTTTTTGCGGAAGTTGTAAGGAATACAGGTTTAATAGAAACATTGCAAAGGGATTATAAAGTTATAATAACAGGGCCAACTACTATATCAGCACTTTTAAACAGTCTACAGATGGGATTTAGAACACTTGCTATTGAAAAGCGCTCAAGTGAAGTTTGGAGGATACTTGGTGCAGTTAAAACTGAGTTTGGGAAGTTTTCTGAAATTCTTGAAAAGACACAAAAAAAGCTTTTAGAAGCAAGCAACAGCATAGAAAGTGCAACTAAAAAGACTAAAACTATTGAGAGAAAACTAAAGGATGTTCAGCAACTTCCACAGGAGGAAAGTCTAAAGTTAATGGAAAACGTATATGATGATGTTGATGAAACAGCATAA
- a CDS encoding MBL fold metallo-hydrolase RNA specificity domain-containing protein, giving the protein MKIKFCGAAKTVTGSCYYIEACGRKFLVDCGMFQGKCENLNKEDFPFNPNELDFMILTHSHIDHSGRIPLLIKKGFKGGIYCTSATSELVDIMLRDSAHIQEKEAEWENKKRLRKGLEPIEALYTIDDAIKVKEFLFSVPYDKPQKIDENISFTLKDAGHLLGSAIVVLEINEKDKIKKVTFTGDLGNFNIPIIKDYEYIEETDYLITESTYGNRIHEIEKQTEDLYSIIVDTTKMGGNVIIPSFAVGRTQEILYILNHYIDIEKRKNLKTVEIYIDSPLAIQATEIFEKHKECYDDEALDLLNNDIDLINFENIRIIKSTEESMALNEKKGIVIISSSGMCEAGRIKHHLKHNIWRENSSIVFVGYQAEGTLGRKILDGEKEIKIYGEKMVVKAKIYNMQGLSGHADMNGILNWIMNIKKGVKNTIFITHGDVDAQENLKTELESITKAEIIIPNMFDEYII; this is encoded by the coding sequence ATGAAAATAAAATTTTGTGGGGCAGCAAAAACTGTGACTGGGTCATGCTATTATATTGAAGCTTGTGGAAGAAAGTTTTTGGTAGATTGTGGTATGTTTCAAGGTAAATGTGAAAATTTAAACAAGGAAGATTTTCCTTTTAACCCAAATGAATTAGATTTTATGATTCTAACTCATTCACACATAGATCATTCAGGAAGAATACCACTCCTTATTAAAAAAGGTTTTAAAGGTGGTATATATTGTACATCAGCCACAAGTGAGCTTGTAGATATAATGCTAAGAGATAGTGCTCATATACAAGAAAAAGAAGCTGAATGGGAAAATAAAAAAAGGTTAAGGAAGGGGCTTGAGCCAATTGAGGCATTATACACTATTGATGATGCAATAAAAGTTAAAGAATTTTTGTTTAGTGTTCCTTATGATAAACCTCAAAAAATTGATGAAAATATATCTTTTACTTTGAAAGATGCAGGACATCTTTTAGGTTCAGCAATAGTTGTTTTAGAAATAAATGAAAAGGATAAAATAAAAAAAGTAACTTTTACAGGAGATTTAGGGAATTTTAATATACCTATAATAAAAGACTATGAATATATAGAAGAAACAGATTATTTAATTACAGAATCTACTTATGGGAATAGAATTCATGAAATTGAAAAACAAACAGAGGACTTATATAGTATTATTGTTGATACAACAAAAATGGGAGGTAATGTAATAATTCCATCTTTTGCTGTAGGGAGAACGCAAGAGATTCTTTATATACTTAATCATTATATAGATATTGAGAAAAGAAAAAATTTAAAAACAGTTGAAATATATATTGATAGCCCACTTGCTATTCAAGCTACTGAAATTTTTGAAAAACATAAGGAATGCTATGATGATGAAGCACTTGATTTATTAAATAATGATATAGACCTGATTAATTTTGAAAATATTAGAATAATAAAAAGTACTGAAGAATCTATGGCATTAAATGAAAAGAAAGGTATTGTTATAATATCATCAAGCGGTATGTGCGAAGCAGGCAGAATAAAACATCATTTAAAGCATAATATATGGAGGGAGAATTCATCAATAGTTTTTGTTGGATATCAGGCAGAAGGTACATTAGGTAGAAAAATACTTGATGGAGAAAAGGAAATTAAAATATATGGAGAGAAAATGGTAGTAAAAGCTAAGATTTATAATATGCAAGGTTTATCTGGACATGCTGATATGAATGGAATATTAAATTGGATTATGAACATAAAAAAAGGAGTTAAAAATACTATTTTTATAACGCATGGAGACGTAGATGCACAGGAAAATCTAAAAACTGAACTTGAAAGTATAACTAAAGCTGAAATTATAATACCTAATATGTTTGATGAATATATTATTTAA
- a CDS encoding glutamine--tRNA ligase/YqeY domain fusion protein — translation MEENIKEEVIVDENESSSKTYSNFIQDIINKDLEENTYGGKVHTRFPPEPNGYLHIGHAKSICLNFGIAEYNKGLCNLRFDDTNPSKEDTEYVESIMEDVKWLGFDWGDRLYYASDYFEKLYEFAVQLIKKGKAYVCDLSPEQIREYRGTLTNPGKNSPYRDRTIEENLDLFERMKNGEFPDGSRVLRAKIDMSSPNLNMRDPVLYRILRATHHRTGDKWCIYPMYDFAHPLSDYLEGITHSICTLEFEDHRPLYDWVLRELELESPPKQIEFARLNLNYTVMSKRKLLRLVKEGYVDGWDDPRMPTISGLRRRGYTPESIRDFCNRIGVAKADSIVDISLLEHCIREDLNKRAKRVMAVLRPLKVVIDNYPDDLVEEFEIENNPEDMSAGTRKVPFSKVIYIEQDDFMENPPKKYFRLMPGGEVRLKNAYFIKCNEIVKNEKGEIIELHCTYDPASRGGESPDGRKVKGTIHWVSAAHAVDAQVRLYDNLFTVPNPSEDSEGKDFTDYINPNSLEVLEGCKIEPSILQSDLNDRYQFLRMGYFCLDSKYSKEGQLVFNRIVGLKDSWAKISKQ, via the coding sequence ATGGAAGAAAATATTAAGGAAGAAGTTATAGTTGATGAAAACGAAAGCTCTTCAAAGACTTATTCAAATTTTATTCAAGATATAATTAATAAGGATTTAGAGGAAAATACCTATGGAGGAAAAGTTCACACTCGTTTTCCCCCAGAACCTAATGGATATCTTCATATAGGCCATGCAAAATCTATTTGCCTTAACTTTGGAATCGCAGAGTACAATAAAGGTCTATGCAATTTAAGGTTTGATGATACTAATCCAAGCAAGGAAGATACAGAGTATGTGGAATCTATAATGGAGGATGTTAAATGGCTCGGCTTTGACTGGGGAGATAGGTTATACTATGCATCAGATTATTTCGAAAAGCTCTATGAGTTTGCTGTTCAGCTTATAAAAAAAGGCAAAGCTTATGTATGTGATTTGAGTCCTGAACAGATAAGAGAATATAGAGGAACATTAACGAATCCAGGAAAAAATAGTCCTTATAGAGATAGGACAATAGAAGAAAATCTTGATTTGTTTGAAAGGATGAAGAATGGAGAATTTCCTGATGGATCAAGAGTTTTAAGGGCAAAAATAGATATGTCATCACCAAACCTTAACATGAGGGATCCTGTGTTATACAGAATTCTAAGGGCAACCCATCATAGGACTGGAGATAAATGGTGTATATATCCTATGTATGATTTTGCTCATCCATTATCAGATTATCTTGAAGGTATTACTCATTCTATTTGTACATTAGAATTTGAAGATCATCGCCCTTTATATGATTGGGTATTAAGGGAACTTGAGCTTGAAAGTCCTCCAAAGCAGATTGAATTTGCAAGGTTAAATCTTAATTATACTGTGATGAGTAAAAGAAAACTTTTAAGGCTTGTAAAAGAAGGTTATGTAGATGGATGGGATGATCCAAGAATGCCAACAATATCAGGACTTAGAAGAAGAGGATATACTCCTGAGTCTATTAGAGATTTTTGTAACAGGATAGGGGTAGCAAAGGCAGATAGCATAGTTGACATTAGTCTACTTGAACATTGCATAAGGGAAGATTTAAACAAGAGGGCAAAAAGAGTAATGGCAGTTTTAAGACCATTAAAAGTAGTTATAGATAATTATCCTGATGATTTAGTTGAAGAATTTGAAATTGAAAATAATCCTGAAGATATGAGTGCAGGTACAAGGAAGGTTCCATTTTCAAAGGTTATATATATAGAACAGGATGATTTTATGGAAAATCCCCCCAAAAAATATTTTAGATTAATGCCTGGAGGAGAAGTTAGATTAAAGAATGCATATTTTATAAAATGCAATGAAATAGTAAAGAACGAAAAAGGAGAAATAATAGAACTGCATTGTACTTATGATCCTGCTTCAAGGGGTGGAGAGTCACCAGACGGAAGAAAGGTTAAAGGTACTATACATTGGGTTTCTGCTGCCCATGCTGTTGATGCACAGGTTAGGCTTTATGATAATTTATTTACTGTACCAAATCCATCTGAGGACTCGGAGGGTAAGGACTTTACTGATTATATTAATCCTAATTCTCTTGAAGTACTAGAAGGATGTAAAATTGAACCTTCAATTTTACAATCAGATTTAAATGATAGATATCAATTTCTAAGGATGGGATATTTTTGCCTTGATTCAAAATACTCTAAAGAAGGGCAACTTGTATTTAATCGAATTGTTGGTTTAAAAGATAGCTGGGCAAAGATATCAAAGCAATAA
- a CDS encoding serine/threonine protein kinase, with product MGNKIYKKYIENFNINLLDCKFVGKGHNGVVYLLPDGKAIKICFDIYSCMREYEILSRIKKSKYFPKVYGICGNYMIRDYIEGTPLNKYIKKNGISKRLAKNLIKLLIEFKKLNFSKEDIRCKDIIVRYDESVMVIDPKKCYTKKRDFPRHLVKGLYKLDVLDTFLSVLKEEKPGLYKFWKPKILEYINYISQIKP from the coding sequence ATGGGAAATAAAATATATAAAAAATACATTGAAAACTTTAATATAAATCTTCTTGACTGCAAATTTGTCGGAAAAGGTCATAATGGAGTCGTATATCTTTTACCGGATGGAAAGGCAATTAAAATATGTTTTGATATTTATAGCTGCATGAGGGAATATGAAATACTCTCTAGAATTAAAAAAAGCAAATATTTTCCAAAAGTGTATGGTATATGTGGTAACTATATGATAAGAGATTATATTGAAGGTACTCCTCTTAATAAATATATCAAAAAAAATGGCATAAGTAAAAGACTTGCTAAAAATTTAATTAAACTACTTATTGAATTTAAAAAACTTAATTTTTCAAAGGAAGACATAAGGTGTAAAGATATTATTGTGAGATATGATGAATCAGTAATGGTTATTGATCCTAAAAAATGTTACACAAAAAAAAGAGATTTCCCAAGGCATTTAGTAAAAGGACTTTATAAGCTTGATGTTTTAGATACTTTCTTATCTGTTCTTAAAGAAGAAAAGCCAGGTTTATATAAGTTTTGGAAACCTAAAATTTTAGAATATATAAACTATATATCTCAAATAAAGCCATGA
- a CDS encoding tRNA 2-thiocytidine biosynthesis TtcA family protein yields MEKLSNNRCERSIYIDEKKPLYEIERSIVTKFRHHIWGKFIKAISDYNMVEEGDKIAVAVSGGKDSLLMAKLFQQLKRMNKIKFDLEFIVADPGYHEDIKEILLDNCRHLNIPIHIYESGIFEIVDRIAKDYPCFMCAKMRRGALYSKAKELGCNKLALGHHFDDVIETVLLNMFFTGCFKTMLPKVKSRNFEGMELIRPLYYIKEHYIECYTKENGIYPINCACMVAAKRTGNKRYEIKDLIKDLKLKFKDIDKHIFTATQNVNMDAILGWQKDGKKYSYLNFYDENEEE; encoded by the coding sequence ATGGAAAAATTATCTAATAACAGATGCGAGAGATCGATTTATATTGATGAAAAAAAGCCTCTTTATGAAATTGAAAGAAGTATAGTTACTAAATTTAGGCATCATATATGGGGAAAATTTATCAAGGCAATTTCAGATTATAACATGGTTGAGGAAGGGGATAAAATAGCTGTTGCAGTTTCAGGAGGAAAGGATAGTCTTTTAATGGCAAAGCTGTTTCAACAGTTAAAAAGGATGAACAAAATAAAATTTGATCTTGAATTCATAGTGGCTGATCCGGGATACCATGAGGACATAAAAGAGATTTTATTAGACAACTGTAGACATTTAAATATACCTATACATATATATGAATCTGGAATCTTTGAAATTGTTGATAGGATAGCGAAGGATTATCCTTGCTTTATGTGTGCAAAGATGAGAAGAGGAGCATTATACTCTAAAGCAAAGGAACTTGGATGTAATAAACTTGCTTTAGGGCATCATTTTGATGATGTTATTGAAACTGTTCTATTAAATATGTTTTTTACAGGGTGTTTTAAAACTATGCTTCCAAAAGTTAAATCTAGAAATTTTGAGGGTATGGAGCTAATAAGACCACTTTATTATATTAAAGAACATTATATAGAATGCTATACAAAGGAAAACGGAATATACCCAATAAACTGTGCATGTATGGTAGCTGCTAAAAGAACTGGAAATAAGCGTTATGAAATAAAGGATTTAATAAAAGATTTGAAATTGAAATTTAAAGATATTGACAAGCATATTTTTACAGCTACTCAAAATGTTAACATGGATGCAATTTTAGGATGGCAAAAAGATGGGAAAAAGTATTCATATTTAAACTTCTATGATGAAAATGAAGAAGAGTAG